The Mycobacterium riyadhense sequence GACGCCAGCGGTACCGTCTGGGGCGAGGGCGCGGGGATGATGGTCGTCGAACGTGAATCGCGGGCACGGCAATTCGGGCACCCGATCTACGGACGCATCCTGGCCATCCGTACCAACCACAACGGCAAAGGCAAGCCGATTCTGGTTCCCCGGGTGCGCGCGCAAGAGCAGGTGGTGCGCAAGACACTCGATGTCGCCGAAATCGATCCGGCCGACGTCGGAATGATCGAAGGGCATGGCACCGGAACCCTCGCCGGCGACCCGGTGGAACTGCTCGCACTGTTCAAGACCTACGGCGCGGCGGGATCCGAGGCGCTAGTGGGCTCGATCAAGTCGAACATGGGACATCCGCAGGCGGCGTCCGGAATCCTCGGACTGATCAAGCTGCTGCTGGCCGGCCAGCACGGACAGATTCCGCCAACCCTGTTCTCCGACAACCCAACCAAGATGCTGGACTGGGATCTGACGGGTCTGCGGCTGGCCACCAAGCTGCACGACTGGCCGGCAAAAGACGGCCTTCGCTATGGCGCCGCATCATCGTTCGGCGCCGGCGGCGCCAATGCGCACGCAATCATCGCGATGCCCGCGAGCTCTCGGGAGTGACGAAGTGACAGTTGTTAGCTACCAGCTCCCGAACGGATCGGCGCCCGTCCTGGTGTCGTCGGACACGCCCGAGCTGCTGCGGGGCGAGGCTGCCGCACTGCTCTCGTATGCCGCCGATCATCCCGAAGTACCACCGCAGGAGATCGCCGGGATGTTGTTCCGGACGCGGATCGCTCGCAAGCATCGAGCCCTGGCCATGGTCACCAACCGCCGCGAGTTGCTCAGTGCCCTACAGGCGGTCATCGACGACAGCGAGCATCCTGCGGTGGTTCGCACTGACACGCCCGCCGCGGCCCGCAGATTCGCCCATGTCTTTCCCGGCCAAGGCGGCCAGCGCCCCGGGATGGGGCGGCTGTTCTACGATTCGGTCCCCACGTTCCGGGCCGAGGCGGATCGCTGCGCTGCGGAATTCCAGACGCAGTTCGGACTATCGCCACTGAATTACCTTCTCGACGAACATCTTTCGACCGACGACAGTGCGGGCACGGTGCAGCCGGCATTGTTTACCCAAATGGCAGGGCTGTCCGCGGTATGGCGGTCGTTCGGTATTGCGCCGAGAGTGACCATCGGCCACAGCCAAGGTGAGATCGCTGCGGCCTATGTGTCCGGCCTGATCACGCTGGCAGATGCCGTCCGTATTATCGGGATCCGCGCCCATGCCGCCGACGAAATCGCTTCGGGCGACTACGCAATGGCAGTCGTCGCGGCCGACCGCGACACTTGTGAGGAACTACTCGCGCGCCGCTCGGGCTGGGCGGAGTTGTCGGTGATCAATTCGCCGAACGTGAGCGGAATCTCCGGTGATCGAGAAACGGTGCAAGCCATCGTGGACACGCTCACCGAGCGCGGCGCGTTCGCACGAGTCATCCGAGTCGCATACCCCGCGCACACCAGCCTGATCAACGAATTCGGCGACAAAGTTCGCACGGCCACCCAACGCGAACTGCGGAATCCGAAGTTCCTCGACGCGGATATCGACTGCCTGGGCGCTACTCTCGGCGGTCCCATCACCTCGGACCTGCTGGTCGACCAATACTGGTTCTGGAACCTACGCAACACCGTTCGATTCGATAAGGCTGTGGCTGCCGCATTGCAAATGGGAGTCGACACGTTTGTCGAACTGGCCGAACATCCCACGCTGCAGTTGGCAATTCAAGAGAATGTCGATGTCTTGAACGTCGATGACGAACCGACGACCATGGTGGTCGGTACGTCCAACCGGACGGCAATCAACCTTGACGAGTTCACGCGCAACCTCGCGCAACTGGCAGTTCATGACCTGGACTACTCATGGGATCACCTCAGCGCCGAGTCGACTGGCCCAGTCCCGCTGCCACTAGCGGATTTTCCCAATACCCGAATGAACGAGACCTTCCTGTGGCTGCCATACGATGAAGTGCTGCCCCGGCGCGCCCGCCAGGCATCCACATCGGTGATAGCGACCACCGAACCGGTTCGTACGGCCGCACCGCCACGACTGCTCACCGAAGAGTGGTTTCGGCTGTCCCGCCGCTCACTCTTACCGCCGCGCGCGATCGGGATCATCGATCACACTCGAGCCTGCGCAGGGCTTGCCGACGCACTGTGCGCCGCAGCCGCCGACCTTGGCGCGACCGTCCGGGTGATCGATATCGTAAACACCAGGGCAACAGACGATCTCAATACCTTGGCCATTCTTGTTCCGGAGTCGCCGAAGCTGGACGCCGTCGAGGCGGCAGCCGAAGTCGCAACATTTTTCGGGGACCGTGTGTGGTGGCCGGGGGTGGACGGCGGAATTACCGACTGCTGGCTGGTGACGGTGAGTAGTGAGGCAGTGGTTGGCGAGGATGCACCGCCGGACCTGGTGCACGCGGCCGCAAGTGCCGGCTTCCGCAGCATCGGCGCTGAGTACCCAGGCGTGAGATTCCGGCACCTCGATCTGCCGGCGGGCTCGACATCGGAAGCGGCGACGACGATCCTGGCGGCACTGCATACGGCGGAGGAATCGGAGCTGGCCGTACGCAGCGGCGGCCTCTACGCCAAGCGCGTCGTTGACGCCGACACCTCGGTAGCAGACCCCGATCGCTCCATTGAGACGCCCCCAGAACACGTGCTCATCGTCGGGGGGACGGGCAAGCTCGGACTCGAATTCTGTGACCACTTCGCGCGTCGCGGCGCAGGGCGCATCACCCTGGTCAGCAGATCGGGCGAGACCGCGGCGGTCGCGGACCGGCTAGCGGGCATCCGCTCTGCCACGTCGACGCAAATCGGTGTGGTGCGGTGCGACGTCGGTGACCAAGCAGCGATAGCCGAACTGGCTGAGCAGCATCACCACACGCCCGCGGATCTGATCATCCATGCCGCCGTGCAGTATTCGGGTGTCGAGCTGCAAGACGTCACGGCCGAAATGGTAGACGAGGCGTTGCGAGCCAAGGTTGTCGGCATTTCGCGAGTGTTGGCGACGTTCCCCCGGACCGACCACTGCCGGGTGGTGCTATGCTCCTCGATCTCGGCGACCGTCGGCGGTCGCGGCCTGGCACTGTATGCCGCCTCGAACCGAGTGCTCGACGCCCTGGCCTACCGGTACCGATCCGAAGGCCTAGATTGCGCTTCCGTGCAGTGGGGGCTCTGGAAGGTCGATCTCGACCGCTCGGGCATCGAAATGTGGGCCGGCATCGGTGTCGTTCCCATGCTCCCCGCCGACGCGCTCACCGTGGGAATGCGAATCCCGGTGCGTAGCAACGCCATCGTCGCGTCGTTCGATCTGGATCGCGCCCGTTCGGTGCTGGAAACATGCGGTCGCGGGTCGTTGTTGTCACAACTAAGCGCGGCCCAACCAACACTAATCGACCCAGCGGATTCTTGTCGCGCTGCCGAGGTCCCGGTCGAGGCCCAAGATACCGGTCGCTCGCACCGGTTGGTCAGGCTGCTGGCCGGGGCCATCGGCGTCGACAGGGTCGACACGATTGACACCACGGTTCCTATGGTGGCGATCGGCCTAGATTCGTTGCAGGCACTAGAGTTACGCCGTCGCGTCAAGATGGAGTTCGATCACGATCTCGAGGTCTCAGATCTGCTCGGCGGCGCGTCCATTGCCGACGTGCTGGCTAAGTTGGGCGGTTAGCCACGTGTGAACTCAGGGCTTTCAGTGTGCGTGCAGGGCGGAATCCGGCCGGATTTCGCACCCTGGACTCACACTCAGAGCCCGCATGTCAATGTCAGCTCCGAGGATCCGGTCGGACAGCAGCCCAAGGCAGCTCAGATTCGGAAATCCCGGGCCCTCGTTGAGGCCGGATAGATTGGGCAGAAACAATTTTGGGGTGACGCCGGCAACCGCCAAATCGTGGCCGATGGACTCCTCCAAGCGCTCAACCGTCAACGGCCCGCCCACCCCGAGCTCCAGTAGGTCCAGGGCATTCTGATTCAGCAGCGGCGTGAACCACAGCGCGTCGGCGCCGGATCCGTCGATGACGAGGTCGAAGCTATGCAGGGTCTCGCACGGTTCGCCGACGTTGTCGGTACAGATGGTGATCCAGATTCGGCTGTCGCGGTCGACCGCGCGGGCGACGCGCCCGCGCAAATGCTGGATCCGCTCGTCGGCAAGTAACGACTCCTGAACCCGTGCGGAGAAGACCCCGCGGTCGGTGCGGGCAATGCAGTCGCGCCGTTCGGCCTGGCTGAGGCTGCGCCATTGCGCGGGATCGGAAAACAGCGAGTTCTCGAAGAAGCCCTCGCCGCGGGTGAACAAGGTTGCCTGCGGTGAGATGGCCGTGATCGACGAAACCCGGTGATGGAACAGCTCGTTAAGAATCGAAGCGGCGGTCTCTCCCCCGCCGATGACCGCAACATTTTCGGCGACGATGCGGTCGTGGCGCGCGGCGCGTTGCCAGAACTGCGCGATCGACAACACCCGTGGGTCACCGGACAGCATCGATCGCTCGGGCTGACCCGGACCGGTGATCATCAACGTTTCGGCGGACAAGCTCGACTCGGGCGTGCACAGCACCCAGTGCGATTCGTTCACCGAGATCTGAACCACTTCGCCGCGAACGACTTTCAAGCCCACCTCATCGGCAACCCAGCGCAAATACCCAGCCCAGGTGTCGTGAGTGGGCGCCGGCCTACCCCGATCGATCCAGCCCACGAATTGGTCGGTAGCGACCAGATAGGACTGCCAGCTCCACCGCATCATCCGTGCGTCGAGTTCGTCGTTGCGCCCGGGTACGAGCGTCGACCGGTACGGAAAGCCGACATCCTTTTCCGGATTGGTACCCAGCCGCTGCCTGCCGTCTGTCCAACCACCGCCGGCCAGCCAGTTGGCGGCAACGCCGGAGCGTTCGACAGCGATGACGTCGGCCGTCTCGACGCCCATTTCGCGCAGCGTCGCCGCCTTCGCGGCCACCGCGACTGCCTTCGCGCCGGCTCCGACGATCGCGAGTGTCCCAGTCATCGTGGACCGGCGATCCGTGCGTGCGCGGGGTGATGGTGGTGGCATTCCCCGTTCGCCAGCACACCGGCGAATGATGCGCCACCCACTAGCCACCTCCGCTGCTTAGCCCAGGCTGTCCTAACTTCGTGTACGCTACCCTATCGCGGGGCAGGACACACGCCCCTAGGGGAGCCACCGAATGCCTGTTACCTCCGCCCAGTCCGAACCCGCCGCACCAGCTGCGCCGCTGGATGGGTTCATTCCTTTTCCACCGGAACGGGCGGCCGCATACCGTGCGGCCGGCTACTGGACCGGTCGCACGGTTGACTCAGTGCTGCGACGGGCCGCGACCACATGGCCCGGGCACGTCGCTGTCGTGGACATACACGGCAGCCATACCTACGCCGAGCTTGACAAACTCGCAGGGCGGGCCGCCGCAGGGTTCGCCGCGCTCGGTATCGCGCCCGGCGACCGGGTACTGCTGCAGCTGCCCAATTCGTGTCGGTTCGCCGCCGCCCTGTTCGGTCTGCTGCGTGCCGGCGCCATCCCGGTGATGTGCCTGCCCGGACACCGGTTCACCGAACTCAGCCACTTCGCCGAAGTCAGCGGTGCGGCTGGGTTGATCATCGTCGAAACCGCGGGCGGTTTCGACTACCGCCCGATGGCCGAACGACTGGTCGCCGCGCATCCGCAGCTGCGCCACGTCGTTGTCGATGGCGAACCCGGCCCGTTCATGGCCTGGTCGGACCTGCCCGACGGCGACCCACCTGAGGTCGCGCACGACACCACCTCCCCCGCGCTGCTGCTGGTTTCGGGTGGCACCACCGGCACACCGAAGCTGATCCCCCGCACCCACGACGACTACGTCTACAACGCCACAGCGAGCGCGCGGCTTTGTCAGTTGACGAGCGATGACGTGTATCTCGTGGCGCTGCCGGCGGCACACAATTTCCCGCTGGCATGCCCCGGCATCCTCGGTGCGATGACCGTCGGCGCCACCGTCGTTTTCAGCGCCGACCCAAGCCCGGAGGCAGCGTTCGCCACCATCGAACGGCACGGCGTCACGGTCACCGCACTCGTGCCCGCGCTGGCCAAACTGTGGGCACAAGCCTGTGATTGGGAGCCAGTGACACCAAAGTCGCTGCGGCTGTTGCAGGTTGGCGGGTCGAGGTTGGAGCCCGAGGATGCTCGGCAGATACGTATCGAGCTGACCCCGGGCCTGCAGCAGGTATTCGGGATGGCCGAGGGGCTACTGAATTTCACTCGTATCGGGGATCCGCCCGAACTGGTCGAGCACACTCAGGGCCGACCCCTGTGCCCCGCCGACGAATTGCGCATCGTCGACGCCGCGGGCGAGCCGGTGGCGCCCGGCCAAGACGGCGAACTCCTGGTGCGCGGCCCATACACACTTAATGGCTACTTTCGCGCTGAACGCGACAACGAGCGCTGCTTTGATCCCGACGGCTTCTACCGCAGCGGCGATCTGGTGCGGCTGCGCGACGACGGCTACCTCGTGGTCACCGGGCGGGTCAAAGACGTCATCTGCCGTTGCGGTGAAACCATCGCAGCCCAGGAGCTCGAAGAGCAGCTGCTGAGCCACCCGTCGATCTGGTCGGCCGCTGCGGTTGGGCTCCCCGACCCGCAACTCGGGGAAAAGATATGCGCCGCAGTTGTTTTCGCCGGGCACCAGGTAACGCTGGCGGAATTGAACGGCTACCTTGATGAGCGCGGTGTGGCCACGCATGCCCGACCTGACATGCTGATCGCGATGCCCGCCCTGCCGACCACGCCGGTAGGCAAGATCGACAAACGGGCGATCGCCCGCCATGTCGGCGCGGCGGCTGAGCCCCAAGCGCAGAAAGCCTAAACAGGCCGGCCATTTCGTCCTACGATCAAGTTACTGGGCGAATACTCCATCGGGCGGAGGGTCGCGATGTCTTTTGTGTTTGTGACGCCAGACCTATTGGCGATCAGTGCCTCGGATCTGGCAGGGATCGGCTCGGCGATCGGCGCGGCCAATGCGGCGATGGCGACACCATCAACCGCGGTAGTGGCGGTAGCTGCCGATGACGTGTCGACGGCCGTCGCCTCGCTTTTCTCCGGCTACGCCCAGAGCTACCAGGCGCTGGGCGGGCAGGCCGGGGCATTTCATGACCAGTTTGTCCGCACTTTGAACGCGGCTGCGGCAACCCCGGCGGCGGGTCAGGGGCTAGCACCGGAACCGCCGGCGCCGGAGGACAGTTCGGCGACGGCGGCGACGCCGGCAAAGGCGTTGGCGGCATCAGCGTCAACGGCGACCCCGGCGACCCGGACGAACTCGGCAAAGCCGGCTCGTTGGGCACCGACGGGATCGACGGCGCAGCCGGTCAAATTGCCGGTTGGCTCTAGTTGCGTGCCGGCGAAACGCCACTGGCAAATCCGCCCGCGAATGTGCAAATGTGCCATTGACTATGTCAACCTTTGATATGAACTGCGTTGCCATGGACAACGGCGTTCCGGTGCGTGGGTCCCTGCGATCCCGTGGCGCGGTAGCGGTGAGTTCACTGATGCTGCGGCCGATCACCGCGGCGATTCCGCCGGACCGCGCCTGGGGCATCTGGGCGTCCCGCCAGCTCATCGCCAGGCTCATGGGCACCTTTGGACGGTCGCTGGCGGGCACGCGCGTCGAAGCGGTCAACTCGGTCCTACCCGACGGACGCCGGGTCATCGGTGAATGGGTCTACGGGCCGCACATGCCGACCGGGGCCAGTCGCAATAGCGGAGCGATCTATTACGTGCATGGCAGCGGCTTTACGATGTGTTCGCCCCGCACCCACCGGCGGTTGACCTCCTGGCTGTCGTCGCTGACCGGACTGCCGGTGTTCAGTATCGATTACCGGCTCGCGCCGCGGTACCGCTTTCCGACGGCAGCAGACGATGTGCGCGCGGGCTGGGAGTGGTTGCCGCAAGCGTGCGGTGTGCCCCCCGAAGCCATTGTGATTGCCGGCGATTCGGCCGGCGGGCATCTGACGGTGGACATGCTGCTGCAACCCGACGTCGCCGCGAAACCGCCGGCAGCGCTGGTCTTGTTTTCACCGCTGATCGACCTCACGTTCGGGCTCTGTGCCGCTCGTGAAATGCAACGCCCCGATCCCGCCGTCCGAGCTGCGGTGGCGGCTCGAGTGGTCGCGTTGTACTACGCCGGTGTCGATCCCGACCACCATCGCCTGAAGCTCGACGTCGCCCGCGGGCCACAACTTCCTCCTACGCTGATCCAGGCCGGCGGCGCCGAAATGCTGGAGGCAGATGCCCGTCAACTCGCCGCCGACATCCGTGCCGCCGGCGGCAGCTGCGAACTGCAAGTGTGGCCCGACCAGGTTCACGTATTCCAGGCACTGCCGCGGTTGTCGCCAGAAGCGCCCAAAGCTCTGGCGTACGTTGCCCAATTCATCGCGAATTCACTGTCGGTGCGGGACACCGTCGCGGACAAAGCGGGCTGATTTCGGGTTATTGCCGCTCAACCAGGTACGGCGCGAGCGTGGACAGCTTCTCGCAGGTCTCCTCGAATTCGCGGTCGGGTTCCGATGCCTCAATGATGCCGGCGCCGGCCCGAAGCCAGGTCCGCCCGTCGCGCGCATACGCCGCCCGCAACGTCAGCGCCGCGTCGAGTCCGCCATCTGCTGAAAACATCACCACGGCACCGGAATACAGCCCGCGCGGACTCTCGTCGAGACGTAGGATGGCTTCGACACCACTCGCTTTCGGGATTCCCGACGCGGTGACCGCAGGAAAAAGCGCCTCGAGAGCGTCCATCCGGTCACTTGACGGGTCCAGCCGCGCGCTGATCGTTGAGCCGAGGTGTTGCACGCTCCCACGCTCACGCACCGTCATGAAATCGATGACGGCCGCACTCCCCGGTTTAGCGACCTCGGTGATCTCCTGAAGCGAGGTTCGGACCGAAATAGCGTGCTCAACAATCTCTTTCGAATTTGACTCCAGATCGTCGCGAGCCCGTCGGTCATGCGCCGGGCCGCGGCCGAGCGCACGGGTTCCAGCCAGCGGCTCGGTGACCACCGAACCGTCGGGGTGGACTGCGGCGACGAGTTCTGGACTGTATCCCAGCGCGCGAATTCCGCCGAGCCGCAACATAAACGACCTTACCGGGGTGTTATGGCGACGCCCCAGCCGATATGTCGATGGGAAGTCGAGCTCGAAAGGCACTTCGACACAACGAGATAGGATCACCTTGTGGTAGCTGCCTGCTTCGATCTCCCGGACAGCGACCGCCACTCGATCGCGGTAGCCGGACGGGTCGGCGGATAGATCGATCGCGTGGGGCCTCGGAACGGCGCTCACCCCGTCGCTGAGCAATCGTTCTACCGCCTCGCGATGGCGAACTTCGGCGCCGGAAAGCTGAATCTGCTCCGGGGTCATCATAATTCGGGTACGGGGCCAAAAGACCCGGGCTAGCGGTGTATGCGGCGCGAGCCGCTGCTGCAGCCCGTAGCGGTAGACGCCGAATTCGAAGGGGAGCCACCCAAAGGCTTGATCGGTCTCCAGTAACAGCCGGTCGACGGTTTCACCTAGGACTTGTCCCGGTCGTCCCGACCACAGTTGCCGCTGCGTCACGCCATCGCGAATTATGCGTAGTTCGTCGCTATCCAGCTCCACCATCGCCTGTACGCCCGCGGCGAGGACCCATTGACCCTCGTACTCGTAGAGCAGGTATTCCTCGTCCGCCGGCTCCATCACTACCGCGGCCAGCTCGGCAGCCAGATCAGCCGGGTCAATGTGGGCCGGCACGGGCATGGAGAGCGACGCAGTGTTGGCAGAACTCGTCTGGACGCTGGCCTCGGTCACAGCTAGTAAATGTAGCCTAACCTACGTAGATATGCGCGACCCCTCCCGGACCTGTCGGCCGTAGAAGCCTCAAGGTGCAGGTTAATCTCACGTGGAATAAATAGCTGGCATCAGTCCGGGGCACATCCCACCCACGTCTGGCTACCGCACGCCTACCCAGTTGCCCACAGTTTGCGCAGGCAGCGAGGGGTAGCACTCTATTTCACGGACGCTGCAGCCGAACCTGCTACGCGCGTGAGACGCCAAACGTTTCCCAACCGTTTACCGCCTGGTCGTACCGCGATCTGTTGCCATCTTGGGAATTCTCCTAGCATCACTACCCAACGGCGCGGACCGGTGGACTGAGCGATCTGCGCAACAAGTAGTTGAAAATTCGTCCACACACCCCGATCGCACCGGCGCCATCAAGGGGCAATCACAGGGAAGGACACCACATGTTCGTCATCCGGCTCCTTGACGGAGAAGAAATCAAAGGCGAATGCGACGAGCTCACGATCAACCAGGAAACCGGCGTACTTACCGTTTGCCGGGTCGACGGTTTCGAGGAGATCACCACGCACTACTCGCCCGCCGCGTGGCGGTCAGTGACGCACCGCAAACGTGATATCGCGGTCCGGCCGTCGCTGGTTTCCTCCGCGCGGTGACGCCGCGCGCACAAACTGACAGCACATTCACAGAAAACCCATTCCGGTCGAACATTGACCGCATATTGTCCAGCGCAGCCGTGATTGTCGCCCGTACCAACCACTTTCGCACCCGGGAAATTTGAAAGTGCTGGTATTACCGCGCACATCCCAAGTGGCGGTTTGGCATCAGCCCCGTTACATTCTCCAGGTCGTCTTTGGATGTTCGCGGTCGCCCCACTGACGGTCGGTGCTTCCTTATTGCCGCATGACGCTCGGGAGGGGCCAATGCTGCATGAGTTCTGGGTGAACTTCACCCACAATCTGTTCAAGCCGCTACTGCTCTTCTTCTACTTCGGGTTCCTCATCCCGATCCTGAAGGTGCGGTTTGAGTTCCCCTATGTGATCTATCAGGGCCTGACCATGTACCTGCTGCTGGCCATCGGCTGGCACGGCGGCGAAGAGCTCGCAAGGATCAAGCCGTCCAGCATCGGCACCATTGTCGGGTTCATGGTCGTGGGCTTCGTGCTGAACTTCCTGATCGGAGGTCTGGCCTACGTCCTGCTGAACCGCATGAGTGCCATGCGGCGAGTCGACAAAGCGACGGTCGCCGGCTACTACGGGTCGGATTCGGCGGGGACGTTTGCCACCTGCGTGGCGTTTCTGACCAGCGTCGGAATCGCCTTCAACGCCTATATGCCGGTCATGCTCGCCGTTATGGAGATTCCCGGCTGTCTGGTGGCGCTCTACCTGGTGGCGTGGCTGCGCCACCGTGGGATGGACGAGGCAGGCTTTATGCCCGACGAGCCGGGCTACACCGCACCGGCAAAGATCGGACCAGGCACGGCCGCTAGGCCCACCCAAGGCCAGAGCCTGCAGACCGAGCACGAACGTGAGATAGAGCAGGAGTTGGAGCTCTCCCTGGAAAAGCGCGAACATTCCGACGAGAGCCGGAAACCAGCGACACAGAAGACGACGTCGCTGTTCTCCCGAGAGCTGTTCGGAGAAGTTTTCCTCAATCCTGGTTTGTGCCTCCTACTGGGCGGCATCATCATCGGCCTCATCAGTGGACTGCAGGGCGAGAAGGTCGTCCACGACGACGACACTTTCTTCGTTACGGCCTTCCAGGGTGTGTTGGCGCTGTTCCTGCTCGAGATGGGAATGACGGCCTCCCGAAAGTTGCGGGATCTGCGGTCCGCGGGCGCCGGTTTCATCTTCTTCGGTCTATTGGCACCGAATCTCTTTGCCACGCTCGGGATCTTCGTCGCCCACAGCTACGCCTACCTCACCAATACCGAGTTCAAGCCAGGCACCTACGTGCTGTTCGCGGTGCTGTGTGGCGCGGCGTCCTACATCGCCGTCCCGGCCGTGCAGCGACTTGCGATCCCCGAAGCCAGCCCGACCCTGCCGCTGGCGGCATCACTGGGTTTGACGTTCTCCTACAACGTCACGGTCGGGATCCCGCTCTACATCGAGATCGCCCGCATCGTGGGAAACTGGTTCCCCACCACCTGAGACCGGGTCCGACCACCTGCGGCGCGCTGATCACCCCAGCAGCGTTCGCACGACCGCGTCGGCCAGCAACCGGCCGCGGCCGGTGAGGACGAGCCTGTCGCCGTCGGATATCAGCAAACCGTCCGCCACCGCACCGTCGGCGCGCTCGCGTTCGGCGGCCGTTAACCGGTCCAGCGGCAACCCTTGGCGCAGCCGGATTTTCAGCAACACATCTTCGGTGTGCAGCGCATCAGCGTCAAGCTGCTCAAAGCCCGCCACCGGCAGCGTCGCGTCGTTCAGCAGCTGCGCATAGGTGTTGGGATGCTTGACATTCCACCAACGGGTCGCGCCGACGTAACCGTGTGCCCCCGGCCCCGCGCCCCACCACTGGCCACCATCCCAGTAGCCAAGGTTGTGCCGGCACTCGGTGCCCGGCCGGCACCAGTTGGACACCTCGTACCAGTTCAACCCCGCCGCCGCGAGCCGTGCGTCCACCAGCTCGTAGCGATGTGCCAACACGTCGTCGTCGGGTGCGGCCAGCTCGCCGCTTCGGACCCGTCGGGCCATTGCGGTGCCCTGCTCGACGACCAAGGCATACGCGGACACATGATCGACACCGGCCTGAACCGCAGCGTCCACGGAGCGCAACACGTCGTCGTCGGACTCCCCCGGGGTCCCATAGATCAGGTCCAGGTTGACGTGCTCGAAGCCCGCTGCCATCGCCTCGCGGGCCGCGGCCGCCGCCCGCCCCGGCGAGTGCACCCGGTCGAGCGTCGCCAGCACCCGCGGCGCCACCGACTGCATGCCCAGCGACACCCGGGTATAACCCGCTTCGCGGATGGCCGCGAAGAACTCCGGCCAGGTCGACTCGGGATTTGCCTCGGTGGTGACTTCGGCATCTGCTGCCAACACGAAATGGTCGCGCACCATGCGCAGCAGCGTGGCCAGGCGCTCACCCCCGAGCAGCGATGGCGTCCCCCCGCCGACGAACACGGTGTCGACCGTCGGTGCGTCCAGCCGTGCGGCCGCCAGCTCGAGCTCCGTCCGTAATGCCTGTAACCAAGCGTCCGGGTTGACGCCGCCCAACTCTGCTGGGGTGTAGGTGTTGAAATCGCAATACCCGCAACGAGTCACGCAGAACGGGACATGCACGTACACCCCGAACGGCTGTCCGGGCCCCGGTTTCATGGCGGGCAGGTCTGCCGGCGCCGCACCAACGGTCATGCCAAATCATGACAGCTTTCGCCGAGATCGACGTTTTGCAGACAAACTGCGAGAGATGACCTGCAA is a genomic window containing:
- a CDS encoding (2,3-dihydroxybenzoyl)adenylate synthase — its product is MPVTSAQSEPAAPAAPLDGFIPFPPERAAAYRAAGYWTGRTVDSVLRRAATTWPGHVAVVDIHGSHTYAELDKLAGRAAAGFAALGIAPGDRVLLQLPNSCRFAAALFGLLRAGAIPVMCLPGHRFTELSHFAEVSGAAGLIIVETAGGFDYRPMAERLVAAHPQLRHVVVDGEPGPFMAWSDLPDGDPPEVAHDTTSPALLLVSGGTTGTPKLIPRTHDDYVYNATASARLCQLTSDDVYLVALPAAHNFPLACPGILGAMTVGATVVFSADPSPEAAFATIERHGVTVTALVPALAKLWAQACDWEPVTPKSLRLLQVGGSRLEPEDARQIRIELTPGLQQVFGMAEGLLNFTRIGDPPELVEHTQGRPLCPADELRIVDAAGEPVAPGQDGELLVRGPYTLNGYFRAERDNERCFDPDGFYRSGDLVRLRDDGYLVVTGRVKDVICRCGETIAAQELEEQLLSHPSIWSAAAVGLPDPQLGEKICAAVVFAGHQVTLAELNGYLDERGVATHARPDMLIAMPALPTTPVGKIDKRAIARHVGAAAEPQAQKA
- the nbtC gene encoding nocobactin polyketide synthase NbtC, whose translation is MTVVSYQLPNGSAPVLVSSDTPELLRGEAAALLSYAADHPEVPPQEIAGMLFRTRIARKHRALAMVTNRRELLSALQAVIDDSEHPAVVRTDTPAAARRFAHVFPGQGGQRPGMGRLFYDSVPTFRAEADRCAAEFQTQFGLSPLNYLLDEHLSTDDSAGTVQPALFTQMAGLSAVWRSFGIAPRVTIGHSQGEIAAAYVSGLITLADAVRIIGIRAHAADEIASGDYAMAVVAADRDTCEELLARRSGWAELSVINSPNVSGISGDRETVQAIVDTLTERGAFARVIRVAYPAHTSLINEFGDKVRTATQRELRNPKFLDADIDCLGATLGGPITSDLLVDQYWFWNLRNTVRFDKAVAAALQMGVDTFVELAEHPTLQLAIQENVDVLNVDDEPTTMVVGTSNRTAINLDEFTRNLAQLAVHDLDYSWDHLSAESTGPVPLPLADFPNTRMNETFLWLPYDEVLPRRARQASTSVIATTEPVRTAAPPRLLTEEWFRLSRRSLLPPRAIGIIDHTRACAGLADALCAAAADLGATVRVIDIVNTRATDDLNTLAILVPESPKLDAVEAAAEVATFFGDRVWWPGVDGGITDCWLVTVSSEAVVGEDAPPDLVHAAASAGFRSIGAEYPGVRFRHLDLPAGSTSEAATTILAALHTAEESELAVRSGGLYAKRVVDADTSVADPDRSIETPPEHVLIVGGTGKLGLEFCDHFARRGAGRITLVSRSGETAAVADRLAGIRSATSTQIGVVRCDVGDQAAIAELAEQHHHTPADLIIHAAVQYSGVELQDVTAEMVDEALRAKVVGISRVLATFPRTDHCRVVLCSSISATVGGRGLALYAASNRVLDALAYRYRSEGLDCASVQWGLWKVDLDRSGIEMWAGIGVVPMLPADALTVGMRIPVRSNAIVASFDLDRARSVLETCGRGSLLSQLSAAQPTLIDPADSCRAAEVPVEAQDTGRSHRLVRLLAGAIGVDRVDTIDTTVPMVAIGLDSLQALELRRRVKMEFDHDLEVSDLLGGASIADVLAKLGG
- a CDS encoding alpha/beta hydrolase, encoding MDNGVPVRGSLRSRGAVAVSSLMLRPITAAIPPDRAWGIWASRQLIARLMGTFGRSLAGTRVEAVNSVLPDGRRVIGEWVYGPHMPTGASRNSGAIYYVHGSGFTMCSPRTHRRLTSWLSSLTGLPVFSIDYRLAPRYRFPTAADDVRAGWEWLPQACGVPPEAIVIAGDSAGGHLTVDMLLQPDVAAKPPAALVLFSPLIDLTFGLCAAREMQRPDPAVRAAVAARVVALYYAGVDPDHHRLKLDVARGPQLPPTLIQAGGAEMLEADARQLAADIRAAGGSCELQVWPDQVHVFQALPRLSPEAPKALAYVAQFIANSLSVRDTVADKAG
- the mbtG gene encoding NADPH-dependent L-lysine N(6)-monooxygenase MbtG translates to MTGTLAIVGAGAKAVAVAAKAATLREMGVETADVIAVERSGVAANWLAGGGWTDGRQRLGTNPEKDVGFPYRSTLVPGRNDELDARMMRWSWQSYLVATDQFVGWIDRGRPAPTHDTWAGYLRWVADEVGLKVVRGEVVQISVNESHWVLCTPESSLSAETLMITGPGQPERSMLSGDPRVLSIAQFWQRAARHDRIVAENVAVIGGGETAASILNELFHHRVSSITAISPQATLFTRGEGFFENSLFSDPAQWRSLSQAERRDCIARTDRGVFSARVQESLLADERIQHLRGRVARAVDRDSRIWITICTDNVGEPCETLHSFDLVIDGSGADALWFTPLLNQNALDLLELGVGGPLTVERLEESIGHDLAVAGVTPKLFLPNLSGLNEGPGFPNLSCLGLLSDRILGADIDMRALSVSPGCEIRPDSALHAH
- a CDS encoding PE family protein — protein: MSFVFVTPDLLAISASDLAGIGSAIGAANAAMATPSTAVVAVAADDVSTAVASLFSGYAQSYQALGGQAGAFHDQFVRTLNAAAATPAAGQGLAPEPPAPEDSSATAATPAKALAASASTATPATRTNSAKPARWAPTGSTAQPVKLPVGSSCVPAKRHWQIRPRMCKCAIDYVNL